Within the Candidatus Reidiella endopervernicosa genome, the region TGGCGGTGGTCGGGTGGGTGCATGGTTTGCCGATGTCTTTCTCTACCTGTTCGGTTATCTCGCCTATCTCTTCCCGATTATGGTGGCGATCAGTGGTCTGATCGTCTATCGCATCAATCCCGATGGCAGTGGTTTCGATACCCACCTGTTTGCGATGCGCTGGAGCGGTTTTCTACTCACCCTTGCCGGTGGCTGTGGTCTGGCCTCACTTCATCTCGCACACCTCTCAACCGGCTTGCCACTCGATGGCGGCGGGGTACTGGGTCAGGTGGTCGGTGGCGGACTGGTAGGGGTGCTGAGCCCACTGGGTTCGAGTCTCTTTCTCTTTACCCTGTTTATGATCGGTGTCACCTTCTTTACCGGCCTCTCCTGGCTCAAGGTGATGGACGCCACTGGCCGAATTACACTTGAACTGGTCGATCGCAGCATCGCGAAGATTCGTACCCTGCGTGAGAATCTGGTCGCCCACCGTGCGCGCAAGGAGCGTGAAGAGACGGTCAAGGTGGTCAAGGAGCGTAAGAAACGTCGCACTGCGCCGAAGATCGAGATCCATAAACCGAAGCCGAAGGTGGAGGTGAGTGAGCGGGTTGAGAAGGAGCGGCAGGTGCAGCTCTTTGATGTGCCCAACGATGGCACCACACCGCCGCTGGCGCTGCTCGATGAGGAGCAGCCGTTCGATAAGGGCTTCTCTCCCGAGGTGCTGGAGGCGATGTCGCGGCAGCTGGAGCTGAAGCTGGCTGACTTTGGCATCGAGGTGGAGGTGACGGCGGTCCACCCGGGACCGGTCATTACCCGTTTTGAGATGATGCCGGCGGCTGGTGTGAAGGTCAGTCGGATCACCAACCTGGCCAAAGATCTGGCTCGTTCGCTCTCAGTGATCAGCGTGCGCGTGGTCGAGGTCATTCCTGGTAAGTCGGTAATCGGTATCGAGATCCCCAATGAGCATCGTGAGATGGTGGTGCTCTCCGAGATCCTCAAATCGCGTGATTACGATAAGGCGGGTTCCCCGCTCACCCTGGCCCTGGGCAAGGATATTGGCGGTTTGCCGTCGGTCACTGATCTGGCCAAGATGCCGCATCTACTGGTGGCCGGTACCACCGGTTCGGGTAAGTCGGTGGCGGTCAATGCGATGATTCTCAGTCTGCTCTACAAGAGCTCACCGAGAGATGCACGCATGATCCTGATCGATCCAAAGATGCTGGAGCTCTCGGTCTATGAGGGGATCCCGCATCTGCTCACTCCGGTTGTGACTGATATGAAAGAGGCGGCCAATGGGCTGCGTTGGTGCGTTGGCGAGATGGAGAGACGCTACAAGCTGATGGCCGCACTCGGTGTGCGCAACATTGCCGGTTACAACCGCAAGGTGAAGGATGCAGAGGAGGAGGGTACCCCGATCCCCGATCCACTCTTCAAGCCCGAAGAGAGCATGGAGATGACGCCACCCAGTCTTGAGCACCTTCCCTATATCGTGGTGGTGGTCGACGAGTTCGCCGACATGATGATGGTGGTTGGCAAGAAGGTTGAAGAGCTGATTGCACGACTGGCACAGAAGGCACGTGCCGCTGGTATCCATCTGATTCTTGCCACCCAGCGCCCTTCGGTCGATGTTATTACCGGTCTGATCAAGGCCAATATCCCGACCCGTATCGCCTTCCAGGTTTCGACCAAGATCGATTCGCGCACCATTCTCGATCAGGGTGGTGCCGAGCAGCTACTCGGTCACGGCGATATGCTCTATCTCGCACCCGGTACCGGCCTGCCGGTGCGTATTCACGGTGCCTTTGTCTCCGATCAGGAGGTGCATCGTGTGGTGGATAACCTCAAGGCAAACAGTGAGCCGCAGTATCTCGAAGAGATCCTCGAGGAGTCGAGTGACCCGTCGACGATGCTGCCGGGTGAGGCACCTGCGGGTGGTGATGCCGAGAGTGATCCGCTCTACGATGAGGCGGTACGTATCGTCACCGAGACGCGTCGAGCCTCGATCTCCGGTGTGCAGCGTCGTCTTAAAATCGGATATAACCGTGCTGCGCGTATGATCGAGGATATGGAGCTGGCCGGTATCGTTGGTGAACTACAGTCCAACGGCAGTCGCGAGGTGCTGGCACCGCCACCACCCAAGAATTGAACGATTCGAGTGGTCGGCAGTCTCTCAGAGAGAGGCGCATTAGAGAGAATTTTCCACTGATGAAGAAGTTTCTGATAATCCTGATCGCAACTTTCCCAACCCTGCTGTTTGCCGGTGAGGGGGAGCAGCGGCTGCGCGCATTTCTTGAGAATACCCGGACTCTGCAGGCGAGTTTTGTACAGACACTGACCGATGAGCGTGATGTGGTGCAGCAGCAGAGCAGTGGTCGTTTCAGCCTGCAACGCCCCGGACGTTTTCGCTGGGAGTACCACACACCCTATCCGCAGCTGATTATCGATGATGGAGAGCGGATCTGGTTCTTCGACAGTGAGCTCGCTCAGGCCACGGTGAAGTCAGTCGATAAGGCGTTTGCCTCCAGCCCGGCGATGCTGCTAACCGGAGATGAGCCGTTGGAGCGCCACTTCTTTGTCGAGGAGTTTGCGATGGAGGGTGAGCGGCGCTGGGTACGACTGACGCCGATCCAGGAGGACGGTGAGTATAAGGAGATTCGCATCGCGATGACCGAAAACGAGCTGGCGGCGATGGCGGTCCTCGATAATTTCGGCTCTACGACCCATATTGAGTTCAGCTCGCTTCAGCTCAATGCGGAGCTTGATCCGAGCCAGTTTCAATTCGTCCCTGCCGAGGGTGTCGATGTGATCATTGGCAGTGAGATCCTCGACTAATTCCAGAGTATCCACGAGCCAGGCAGACCATTGAATTCCCTTTTTGAATCAGAGGCCGATGTCCGGCCGCTCGCCGACCGGATGCGTCCACAGCTGCTTGAAGAGTACGTGGGCCAGTCCCACCTGCTTGCTGAGGGTAAACCACTACGTCAGGCAATCGAAGGGGACCGACTCCACTCTATGGTCTTCTGGGGGCCTCCCGGTACCGGCAAGACAACCCTGGCGCGGCTGATCGCCCACTACTGTGGTGCGCAGTTTCTTAGTATCTCCGCCGTACTCGGTGGGGTGAAGGATATACGAAGTGCTGTTGATCAAGCGAAACAGGCCCTGGCTGAGGGGCGTCGCACCATTCTCTTTGTCGATGAGGTACATCGTTTTAATAAGGCGCAGCAGGATGCCTTTCTTCCCTACGTTGAGGACGGCACGCTCACCTTCATCGGCGCCACCACCGAAAATCCCTCCTTCGAACTGAACAATGCGTTGCTCTCACGGGCGCGTGTCTATGTGTTGAAGTCACTCGGCAGTGGAGAGATTCGGCAGATCGTCGACCGGGCACTGAGCGATGAGTCGCGTGGTATCGCTGCCAGTGGCATCGAGATGGGTGATGAGCTCAGAGATAGTCTGGCTGGGGCAGCTGATGGCGATGCACGTCGGGCACTCAATTTTCTCGAGATCGTTGCTGAACTGGCGGCCAGTCGTGGCGAGACGGGTGAGATCGATGAGGCACTCCTTACCGAGGTGATTGCTGGAGGTGTGCGACGCTTCGATAAGGGAGGAGAGGCGTTTTATGACCAGATATCGGCACTGCACAAATCGGTGCGTGGCTCCAATCCCGATGCAGCGCTCTACTGGTTTGCTCGCATGGTTGATGGTGGTTGTGATCCACTCTATATCGCCCGACGGGTAGTACGCATGGCCTCTGAGGATATCGGCAACGCCGATCCGCGGGCGTTGCAGCTGGCACTCGATGCCTGGGAGGTGCAGGAGCGGCTCGGTAGCCCCGAAGGGGAGCTGGCGATTGCTCAGGCAATTGTCTATATGGCCTGCGCTGCGAAAAGTAATGCGGTCTACATGGCCTATAAGGCAGCGATGAGTGATGCACGAATGCATGGTTCGCTGGAGGTGCCGATTCACCTGCGCAACGCGCCGACCAAACTAATGAAGGAGCTCGGTTACGGTCACGCTTACCGTTACGCACACGATGAGCCTGAGGCTTATGCCGCAGGTGAACACTACTTCCCGGAGGAGATGTCGGCGGTCAGTTACTACCAGCCGGTGGCTCGTGGTTTGGAGCAGAAGATCGGTGAAAAACTGGCGCATCTGCGTGACCTGGACAGAAAAGCGGGCAAATAACCACGCCTAGTGGTGATGGACCTTGCCACCAGGCGAAACATGTTGTAGAAATCCCTGATCAATAATAACTAATAATTCTGAGGTCTATTGATGTCAGAGAAAAATTTCCAACGCTTCAGCGATCGCTACTTCAGGGTCAGTCCGCTCTATGCCTTACCCGGCTGGTATCTTAAATTGCGGGGCAGGGGGAAAATCATGGGGCCCTATCCGACGCGCCAGCACGCCGAGGTGGCGGGTGAGTATTACGTGAAGGATTGTAAGACGAGTGGGGATATTGGCGGTCGTTGTAGATAGAGACTGTATCCTGTAAATCAACAGTCGATATTCGGCTCAATAGTGAAAATGATGAGTCGTCTCTTCCCCGTTCTTCTTTCTCTACTGCTAACCACTATTTCGTTAGTCCATGCTGCTGAATCTGCGGTAATTCTTCAGTACCACCATTTTAGCGATACCACGCCGCGATCAACCTCTATCTCTCCAGAGCGTTTTGAGCAGCAGCTTAACTATCTAGAACAGAATGATTTCACAGTCTGGCCGCTGCAAAGGGTAGTAGATGCTGTCCTGCAGGGTGATGTGGTACCGGATAAGACTATCGCGATCACGGTCGATGATGCCTACGATTCGATCTATAGCGAGGCGTGGCCACGATTAAAACGACGCGGCTGGTCAATGACCGTGTTTGTAAATAGCGATGCGGTCGATAGTGGTCTACGCCCCTATCTGAGCTGGGAGCAGATGCGCGAGATGCAACGCTCGGGTGTTGCCTTCGCTAACCATACGGCATCACATGATCATCTGATAAGGCGCCGAGCAGGGGAGCCGGAGTCGCAGTGGCGTCTCCGGGTAATTGCAGATATCGACAAGGCTCAGCAGCGGTTGCAGGAGGAGTTGGGTAGGGCGCCCAAGCTCTTTGTCTACCCCTATGGCGAGTATGACTATGCGCTTCGACAGCTAGTGGGAGAGCTTGGATATGTCGGGTTTGGCCAGCAATCGGGGCCCATTGGACCCTTGAGTGATCGGCGTGCACTACCGCGTTTTCCCATGGCAGGCCCCTACACTGAGATGGCGGGCTTTATCGAAAAACTCAACACCCTGCCGCTGCCAGTTAATGGGCAAGGTGAGGTTGATCCGCTGTTACCGAATCAGCTCGAACTACCCATTCTGTCTCTTAAGCTCAATGCAGGGGCGTTTAATCCTGACGCGATCAGCTGCTTCATCACTGGGCAAGGGAAAGGTGATGTGAGCTACCAGGCAGGGCTGTTGACGGTCATGGCGAAGTCAGCGCTGCCGGTAGGACGCAGCCGCTACAACTGCACCGTTCGGCATAACAAAATGAACCGCTACTTCTGGTATAGCCAGAACTGGATTCGGCGTAACAGTGACGGTAGTTGGTATCGCGAATAGCCGTGGTGGTGGTCACTGCTTATGAGGATTGTGTGCCTGGGTGGTGTGTTCATCTTGGATCAGATGTTCATGACGCCCTACATCATCCCCTAAAATAACAGGAAAGATTATAAAATAAGCAAATACTGATATACTCTGCGACTTGTTGCCAGCTACTGTTTGAGAGCTTGTTATGGTTAGTCGTAGGATTCTATTTGTCGGTCTATTGATGGCGATGACGCAGACCAGCGTCTGGGCGGAGCGTTACTATCCACAGCGTGTTGCCTACACGGGTTATCCAGCATATGTCGCACCAGTGAACTATGCGCCTCAGTCCTACTATTCACCCTACAGATACCGCTATGGTGGATACCCCTATCCAACGCCCCCTGCACAGCAATTAAAGTCCAAGGCGCTTGGGAAAACAGTTAATCCCGCTAAGAGACCCAGCAAGATGAAGAGTGATGCCAAGGGTGCGGTTAACCATCCACCTGTGATTGTTCAAAAGAGTGGTGGTAAGAAGACGACATTTATCAACAAGCTGGTACCACTGGTCGAAGTTGAAAATCGACGTATTGCCGAGGTTCGTGCGGAACTCATTACTCTTTTCGATTCTGTAGCGGCTGGTGGGGTGCTCACCGATGGTGAATTGAATCGTATTCACAAGATTGCAAAACAGTATCGCGTCAAGGGGGATCCTCTCTCTCAGCGTGAGGCGCTGCTACAGCGAGTCGATATCATTCCTGTTGAGCTGGCTCTTGCCCAGGCGGCCAATGAATCGGCGTGGGGTGAGTCGCGTTTTGCTCGCGAGGCACTTAACCTGTTTGGCATCTGGACCTATGACGCCTCTAAGGGGTTGGTGCCGAAGGGCCGTAGTGAAGGGCAGAAACATCTGGTGCGTAAATACGATTCACTGGGTGAGTCGGTGCGCCACTACTTAAATCTGCTCAACAGCCACTCCGCCTATCAACCGTTGCGTGAGATTCGTGCTGAGTTGCGCCGAAGCGGTGGTGAGTTGGATGGCGCGCTGATGGCAGCTGGTCTGGTGCGATACTCAGCTAAGGGAGATGAGTATGTGAAGATCATCCGCTCAATTATCTCTACGAATGAACTAGAACGATTCCGCCAACCTGTTTCAAGCTCCTGATTCATTACCCCAAAACGGTTATCAGTAGTGGCGTGGTGTTACGAGTTGGGTAGAATAGTCGCCCAATATCCAAGGTAATCGATGCAAAGCCGACTATGACCCAAATTTTAGCTATTGCCGGAGGTGGCGCTGTAGGTGCGTTGCTCCGATTTTGGGTCTCGGGTGGGGTCTACAGCCTGCTCGGACGTGGTTTCCCCTACGGTACTCTGGCGGTCAACATCCTCGGTAGTCTGCTGATGGGGTTTCTCTATGTGCTGCTGATCGAGCGCCTTAACGTGTCAGTTGAGTGGCGCGCCGCCCTGATGGTGGGGCTGCTGGGCGCCTTTACTACGTTCTCTACCTTTTCTATCGAAACACTGACCCTGATTGAAGCGGGTGAGCTGTTCAAGGCAGTTATCAATATGGTGCTCAGCGTGGTGGCGTGTGTGGCTGCTGCATGGCTGGGGCTGGTCGTTGGGAGAGCGTTATGAGTAATGGGCAGAACGTCACGGTGGTGCGGATCTATCTCAATGAGGGAGAGGCGCAGCTCGAGAATCTGATGAAACGGCTGCACGACTGGGAACACCTACGTGGACTAACCGTGTTTCGCGGTATCGCCGGCTATGGCGATTCTGGTGAGGTGCATAGCAGCAAGCTCATCGACCTTTCGCTCAACCTGCCGGTAGTGGTGGAATTTTTTGATAAGCCGGAGAAGATCGAGGCGGTTCTCGACCATCTTGGCGACACGATTAAGGTAGGCCACATGCTAAGCTGGCCGGCGCTGATAAACAGTAACGAAGAAGATTAAGAGATGCTCGATCCAAAAAGACTACGTAATGAATTAGAAGAGACGGCGGTACAGCTTGCGCGTCGTGGTTATACGCTCGATACCGATGCCATTGCACGCCTGGAGGGTGAGCGAAAGGCGATTCAGGTTGAGACTCAGACTCTGCAGGGAGAGCGCAACAGTCGCTCCAAGGCGATCGGCAAGGCGAAGGCACAGGGTGAAGACATCCAACCACTGCTTGATGCGGTCGCTGACATGGGGGAGAAGCTGAAGGCGGCCGAGACCCGTCTGGCGGGAGTACAGGATGAGCTTAATGCGATCCTGATGGGGATTCCCAATATCCCGGATGCCTCTGTTCCCGATGGCAAAGATGAGGAGGATAACGTCGAGATCCGACGCTGGGGCGAGCCTAAGTCATTCGACTTTGAACCGAAGGATCATGTCGATCTCGGTGCTGAGCTGGGACTGATGGATTTTGATACGGCTGCCAAGCTGACCGGTTCCCGCTTCTCGCTAATGACCGGGCCACTGGCACGTATGCACCGGGCGCTGATTCAGTTCATGCTCGATCTTCATACCGCTGAACATGGCTATACCGAGACCTATGTGCCCTATCTGGTTAACGCCGATTCGTTGCGTGGCACTGGCCAGTTGCCTAAGTTTGAAGAGGATCTGTTCAAACTCAGTGGCGAACAGGAGTACTACCTGATTCCGACCGCCGAGGTTCCGGTCACTAATATCGTTCGTGATGAGATCATTGATGCCGATCGCCTGCCGCTTATGTTCGCCGCTCATACCCCCTGTTTCCGTAGCGAAGCTGGATCCTATGGTCGCGATACCCGCGGCATGATTCGCCAGCACCAGTTTGAGAAGGTAGAGATGGTACAGATCGTCCGGCCTGAGGACTCAATGGCTACCCTTGAGACTCTGACTGGCCATGCGGAGGAGGTACTAAAACGACTCGAACTTCCCTATCGGGTGGTCAATCTCTGCGCTGGCGACATCGGCTTCTCAGCGGCACAGACCTACGATCTCGAAGTATGGCTGCCAGGGCAGGGCAAGTATCGTGAAATATCCTCCTGTTCAAACTTCCAGGACTTCCAGGCACGTCGTATGCAGGCGCGCTGGCGTAATCCTGAGACGAAGAAACCCGAATTGGCGCATACCATCAATGGTTCTGGGCTTGCGGTCGGTCGCGCACTGGTTGCCGTGATGGAGAATTACCAGCAAGCGGATGGCTCGATTGTCGTTCCTGAAGTGCTACGTGCCTATATGGGGGGTGTTGAGCGCTTGGTCGCGTCATGACAATGCGACGCATGTGACATTATCTGTTACTGGCAAAGCTGCTATCTGTCATGGGTGGCAGCTTTTTATGTCAAAGATGCCTGTCAACCGGTCTATCCACTGTTTTTGTAAGGTAAATAGGGGCTTACAATTAGTTCCATTGATTACAGCAAGTTGGATTGCTTCTTGCTTTCCAAATAGTGAACTCTGTTCCAGTACCCCTTCATGATTAGTGTGAATGGGAGTGATTCAGGCTATCTTCTAGCTATCGGAGTTCGTTTTTCTGGAAACGTGGGTTATTTCTGACGAATAGTGAGGTTTTAATGGTGAATGTAGCAATTAGCAATAAGATGACCGCTTCATATCGTCAGTTCCCCTGCTCCTATCGCTGTTGCTGCTGTCTCTTGTTTCCAACCCGACCCTGGCAGAGCAGGGGAGGCTCACTCTCTGGACCAGCCTTCTCAACACCAGATCATACTGAGCATATGGAGGACGGTTGGCATTCGAAGGCGATCAAGTATGAGAAGGTACCTGAAGGAACCGATATCTCCATCACCCTCGACCAGCACCTCTATCCAGCGCTGTTACCCATCATTAATGACTACGGTAAGGCTCAGGGGATAAAGATCGCGGTGAAGGAGGGAACCTGTGGTATCTCTGCAGGTTCTCTGCTCGACAAGCGGGTCGATATCGCCGGTTTCTGCTGCCCGCCAGGTGAGACTGATCGCCTACCAGGGGTGAAGTTTCACACCCTGGGAATCTCCGCTGTTGCCTTCTTTACCCATCCCGATAACCCGGTCAAGGGGCTGACGATCAAGCAGGCGCGCGATATCTACCGTGGCAATATCGGCCAGTGGAATCGAATCACTCCCCTTGCGCAGGGACTTGCTGGTAACCAGGTTGAGCCGGTTGCACGACTCCACTGCAAGGCCCGACCGGGGCACTGGCGGTTGTTGCTCGATAATGAGGATATGTTCAGTGTTTCTCTCTTCGAGGTGAGCGCCATCGAAGATATGCTCACTACCGTGGCGAGCAACCCTAAGGCGATTGGTTATGAGAGTGTCTGGATGACCAAGCGCTATGCAAAGGTCGCTCCGGTCAAATTGATTGCTATCAATGGAGCGATGCCGACTGAGCGTGCAGCCTTGATCTCGGGGCGCTACCCAATCTACCGGACCTACAACATCACTAGCTGGTCGGGTGAGGCGGTTCACAATGAACGGGCCGATGCACTGATTGAACATATACAGCGGAACATCGGTGCGGTTGATCCCGATTTTGTCATTATCCCAGCAGCGGTACTTCGTCGTGCCGGCTGGCGTTTTGATGGTGACGAACTAGTCGGTGAACCACGCTAATGTCAGCCTTCCATCAATCGGTGTAGATCGTATTTATGTTTCGAAAGTGGTCGATCACAACCAAGGTACTGCTGCTAACACTCTCTGTCGGTGTTGTGCTCTCTATTATTCTCGACTATCTGCAGAGTCGTGCTCTTGAAGAGACGCTGATGGCAGAGGCGCAACGAGAGCTGAAGCTATATGCGGTCGATGATCGTCGTTTCTTTGATCAACATGTGCAGCAGGCCAATATCGCTGCTCGCATTATTATCTCGCAGAAGCACTTCCTCGATTATGTTGAGCAGAAGAGTTGGTCCGAAAGCACGCTAGCACCTAGTTATTACCATATGGGAAATCGTGCCGCCTGGTTGCCGCGCGCCTCAGTGATGCGTGCGATGTTTAAGTCGCGTTACGCGTTATTGATTGGTCCTGAGGGGCGTGTGCATGAGATCTATCATAACGCGCCGCCTGACCAGCACGAGGGCGGTGAGCTGGCTTCAACGTTAACCGGCCCGGTTAGTCTGTTGCGCAGAATGAGCCATAACCAGGCCTATATGACCATGATTGATGCTGCACCCTATGTGATCGCGGCTCAATCGGTGAAAGGTGCGCAGGGCGAGGTGACGCTGATGTTGATCAGTCCGATCGATAATCAGTTTCTCAAGGAAGTTAGCACTCAGGTTCCACAAGATACGGTTCTCGCATTAATTGATCCCGATACCGGTGTTGTGCTCTTTAGTAGCGACGAGCAAATGATCGAAGCGGGTAGTAAGACCGAAGTGCTGGGCAGTCGCTTCTTGCTCACTGGTAAATCATTTTTCGATTATGGTGCCTCCGATCTCAATATCCAGTTTGCCTCTTTCATAGCGACGGCTAATGCGAAGC harbors:
- a CDS encoding polysaccharide deacetylase family protein → MMSRLFPVLLSLLLTTISLVHAAESAVILQYHHFSDTTPRSTSISPERFEQQLNYLEQNDFTVWPLQRVVDAVLQGDVVPDKTIAITVDDAYDSIYSEAWPRLKRRGWSMTVFVNSDAVDSGLRPYLSWEQMREMQRSGVAFANHTASHDHLIRRRAGEPESQWRLRVIADIDKAQQRLQEELGRAPKLFVYPYGEYDYALRQLVGELGYVGFGQQSGPIGPLSDRRALPRFPMAGPYTEMAGFIEKLNTLPLPVNGQGEVDPLLPNQLELPILSLKLNAGAFNPDAISCFITGQGKGDVSYQAGLLTVMAKSALPVGRSRYNCTVRHNKMNRYFWYSQNWIRRNSDGSWYRE
- a CDS encoding substrate-binding domain-containing protein; the encoded protein is MFPTRPWQSRGGSLSGPAFSTPDHTEHMEDGWHSKAIKYEKVPEGTDISITLDQHLYPALLPIINDYGKAQGIKIAVKEGTCGISAGSLLDKRVDIAGFCCPPGETDRLPGVKFHTLGISAVAFFTHPDNPVKGLTIKQARDIYRGNIGQWNRITPLAQGLAGNQVEPVARLHCKARPGHWRLLLDNEDMFSVSLFEVSAIEDMLTTVASNPKAIGYESVWMTKRYAKVAPVKLIAINGAMPTERAALISGRYPIYRTYNITSWSGEAVHNERADALIEHIQRNIGAVDPDFVIIPAAVLRRAGWRFDGDELVGEPR
- the lolA gene encoding outer membrane lipoprotein chaperone LolA, whose product is MKKFLIILIATFPTLLFAGEGEQRLRAFLENTRTLQASFVQTLTDERDVVQQQSSGRFSLQRPGRFRWEYHTPYPQLIIDDGERIWFFDSELAQATVKSVDKAFASSPAMLLTGDEPLERHFFVEEFAMEGERRWVRLTPIQEDGEYKEIRIAMTENELAAMAVLDNFGSTTHIEFSSLQLNAELDPSQFQFVPAEGVDVIIGSEILD
- a CDS encoding replication-associated recombination protein A; the encoded protein is MRPQLLEEYVGQSHLLAEGKPLRQAIEGDRLHSMVFWGPPGTGKTTLARLIAHYCGAQFLSISAVLGGVKDIRSAVDQAKQALAEGRRTILFVDEVHRFNKAQQDAFLPYVEDGTLTFIGATTENPSFELNNALLSRARVYVLKSLGSGEIRQIVDRALSDESRGIAASGIEMGDELRDSLAGAADGDARRALNFLEIVAELAASRGETGEIDEALLTEVIAGGVRRFDKGGEAFYDQISALHKSVRGSNPDAALYWFARMVDGGCDPLYIARRVVRMASEDIGNADPRALQLALDAWEVQERLGSPEGELAIAQAIVYMACAAKSNAVYMAYKAAMSDARMHGSLEVPIHLRNAPTKLMKELGYGHAYRYAHDEPEAYAAGEHYFPEEMSAVSYYQPVARGLEQKIGEKLAHLRDLDRKAGK
- the crcB gene encoding fluoride efflux transporter CrcB, whose protein sequence is MTQILAIAGGGAVGALLRFWVSGGVYSLLGRGFPYGTLAVNILGSLLMGFLYVLLIERLNVSVEWRAALMVGLLGAFTTFSTFSIETLTLIEAGELFKAVINMVLSVVACVAAAWLGLVVGRAL
- a CDS encoding glucosaminidase domain-containing protein, producing the protein MVSRRILFVGLLMAMTQTSVWAERYYPQRVAYTGYPAYVAPVNYAPQSYYSPYRYRYGGYPYPTPPAQQLKSKALGKTVNPAKRPSKMKSDAKGAVNHPPVIVQKSGGKKTTFINKLVPLVEVENRRIAEVRAELITLFDSVAAGGVLTDGELNRIHKIAKQYRVKGDPLSQREALLQRVDIIPVELALAQAANESAWGESRFAREALNLFGIWTYDASKGLVPKGRSEGQKHLVRKYDSLGESVRHYLNLLNSHSAYQPLREIRAELRRSGGELDGALMAAGLVRYSAKGDEYVKIIRSIISTNELERFRQPVSSS
- a CDS encoding DNA translocase FtsK, with translation MGQARRKSADEQPIGTYVTRGLREAALFLLAALALYLLLALFSYSPTDPGWSHSGVVEVIANGGGRVGAWFADVFLYLFGYLAYLFPIMVAISGLIVYRINPDGSGFDTHLFAMRWSGFLLTLAGGCGLASLHLAHLSTGLPLDGGGVLGQVVGGGLVGVLSPLGSSLFLFTLFMIGVTFFTGLSWLKVMDATGRITLELVDRSIAKIRTLRENLVAHRARKEREETVKVVKERKKRRTAPKIEIHKPKPKVEVSERVEKERQVQLFDVPNDGTTPPLALLDEEQPFDKGFSPEVLEAMSRQLELKLADFGIEVEVTAVHPGPVITRFEMMPAAGVKVSRITNLAKDLARSLSVISVRVVEVIPGKSVIGIEIPNEHREMVVLSEILKSRDYDKAGSPLTLALGKDIGGLPSVTDLAKMPHLLVAGTTGSGKSVAVNAMILSLLYKSSPRDARMILIDPKMLELSVYEGIPHLLTPVVTDMKEAANGLRWCVGEMERRYKLMAALGVRNIAGYNRKVKDAEEEGTPIPDPLFKPEESMEMTPPSLEHLPYIVVVVDEFADMMMVVGKKVEELIARLAQKARAAGIHLILATQRPSVDVITGLIKANIPTRIAFQVSTKIDSRTILDQGGAEQLLGHGDMLYLAPGTGLPVRIHGAFVSDQEVHRVVDNLKANSEPQYLEEILEESSDPSTMLPGEAPAGGDAESDPLYDEAVRIVTETRRASISGVQRRLKIGYNRAARMIEDMELAGIVGELQSNGSREVLAPPPPKN
- the serS gene encoding serine--tRNA ligase, with translation MLDPKRLRNELEETAVQLARRGYTLDTDAIARLEGERKAIQVETQTLQGERNSRSKAIGKAKAQGEDIQPLLDAVADMGEKLKAAETRLAGVQDELNAILMGIPNIPDASVPDGKDEEDNVEIRRWGEPKSFDFEPKDHVDLGAELGLMDFDTAAKLTGSRFSLMTGPLARMHRALIQFMLDLHTAEHGYTETYVPYLVNADSLRGTGQLPKFEEDLFKLSGEQEYYLIPTAEVPVTNIVRDEIIDADRLPLMFAAHTPCFRSEAGSYGRDTRGMIRQHQFEKVEMVQIVRPEDSMATLETLTGHAEEVLKRLELPYRVVNLCAGDIGFSAAQTYDLEVWLPGQGKYREISSCSNFQDFQARRMQARWRNPETKKPELAHTINGSGLAVGRALVAVMENYQQADGSIVVPEVLRAYMGGVERLVAS
- a CDS encoding DUF190 domain-containing protein, whose translation is MSNGQNVTVVRIYLNEGEAQLENLMKRLHDWEHLRGLTVFRGIAGYGDSGEVHSSKLIDLSLNLPVVVEFFDKPEKIEAVLDHLGDTIKVGHMLSWPALINSNEED